A stretch of Amycolatopsis balhimycina FH 1894 DNA encodes these proteins:
- a CDS encoding class I SAM-dependent methyltransferase: MTTPDPADRVLARASLAEGDPTGWFERLYTAAARGEAEVPWTRGKPNPELAAWARRHPGEGRRALLVGSALGDDAEQLAAAGWAVTAFDVAPTAVESARARFPESRVDYVVADLLNPPGEWHHAFDLVVEIINIQAMPRAFRAAAVAALAGFLAPGGTALVSEVAEENNEPEPGPPWPFSRAEIESVAQDGVRLVSLETIRDGDRYWATFTR; encoded by the coding sequence ATGACGACGCCGGACCCCGCCGACCGAGTGCTCGCCCGCGCCTCCCTCGCCGAAGGCGACCCGACCGGGTGGTTCGAGCGGCTCTACACCGCCGCCGCCCGGGGCGAAGCCGAGGTGCCGTGGACGCGAGGCAAGCCGAACCCCGAGCTGGCCGCGTGGGCGCGGCGCCACCCCGGCGAAGGCCGCCGCGCCCTGCTCGTCGGCAGCGCTCTCGGCGACGACGCCGAACAGCTGGCCGCGGCCGGTTGGGCCGTGACGGCGTTCGACGTCGCCCCGACCGCCGTCGAGAGCGCCCGCGCCCGCTTCCCGGAATCACGAGTGGACTATGTGGTGGCGGATCTGCTGAACCCGCCGGGGGAGTGGCACCACGCGTTCGACCTGGTCGTGGAGATCATCAACATCCAGGCGATGCCCCGCGCCTTCCGCGCCGCGGCGGTCGCCGCCCTGGCCGGATTCCTGGCGCCCGGCGGCACGGCGCTGGTCTCGGAGGTGGCGGAGGAGAACAACGAGCCCGAGCCGGGACCGCCGTGGCCGTTCAGCCGCGCGGAGATCGAGTCCGTCGCCCAGGACGGCGTCCGGCTGGTGAGCCTGGAGACGATCCGCGACGGCGATCGCTACTGGGCGACGTTCACACGCTAG
- a CDS encoding M20/M25/M40 family metallo-hydrolase — protein sequence MADVVELCADLIRFDTTNRGGGDASGERPAAEYVAAFLDGLGVPSKILEAAPGRASVIARVPGTDPSLPALLVQGHLDVVPADAADWSVPPFAGEVRDGYLWGRGATDMKDFVAMVLAALAGGVRPRRELVLAFVADEEDRGDWGAHWLVAKHPSLFEGCEAAISESGGYTYHVPAADGRDVHLYPVGTAERGTAHLRLTARGRAGHGSRPNDENAVTRLVGALHRIAAHRWPVSLTPAVRAFIERTGAALGVPVDLSSSDGVDATVAALGPAGSLVVPTVRNSTTPTMLEAGYKVNVIPSTASAQVDVRVLPGTEDALFAVLDELLGEGVTREFVAHQPPVQAPVDSPWFSAMAAALRAEDTEAVVVPYCLGGGTDAKAFAKLGIDNYGFAPLWLPKGFPYRAMAHGVDERVPVAGLHFGTRVLSRFLASV from the coding sequence ATGGCTGACGTCGTCGAGCTGTGCGCGGACCTGATCCGGTTCGACACCACCAACCGCGGCGGCGGGGACGCTTCGGGTGAGAGGCCGGCCGCGGAGTACGTGGCCGCGTTCCTCGACGGCCTGGGCGTCCCGTCGAAGATCCTCGAGGCCGCGCCCGGCCGGGCCAGCGTGATCGCGCGCGTTCCGGGCACTGATCCGTCGCTGCCCGCGCTGCTGGTGCAGGGGCACCTCGACGTCGTCCCGGCGGACGCCGCGGACTGGTCGGTGCCGCCGTTCGCCGGTGAGGTGCGCGACGGGTACCTGTGGGGCCGCGGCGCGACCGACATGAAGGACTTCGTGGCGATGGTGCTGGCCGCCCTGGCGGGCGGGGTGCGGCCGCGGCGTGAGCTGGTGCTGGCGTTCGTCGCCGACGAGGAGGACCGCGGCGACTGGGGCGCGCACTGGCTGGTGGCCAAGCATCCTTCGCTGTTCGAGGGCTGCGAAGCGGCGATCAGCGAGTCAGGCGGCTACACCTACCACGTGCCGGCCGCCGACGGCCGTGACGTGCACCTGTACCCGGTCGGGACGGCCGAGCGCGGGACGGCGCACCTGCGCCTGACCGCCCGCGGCCGCGCCGGGCACGGGTCGCGCCCGAACGACGAGAACGCCGTCACCCGGCTGGTGGGTGCGCTGCACCGGATCGCCGCGCACCGCTGGCCGGTGTCGCTGACGCCGGCGGTGCGGGCGTTCATCGAACGCACCGGCGCGGCGCTGGGCGTCCCGGTGGATCTGTCCTCTTCGGACGGTGTGGACGCGACGGTGGCGGCGCTGGGCCCGGCGGGCTCGCTGGTGGTACCGACGGTCCGCAACAGCACGACGCCGACGATGCTGGAGGCGGGCTACAAGGTGAACGTGATCCCGTCGACGGCTTCGGCGCAGGTGGACGTGCGGGTGCTGCCGGGTACCGAGGACGCGTTGTTCGCGGTTTTGGACGAGCTGCTCGGCGAGGGCGTCACGCGGGAGTTCGTCGCGCACCAGCCGCCGGTGCAGGCGCCGGTGGACTCGCCGTGGTTCTCGGCGATGGCGGCGGCTTTGCGCGCGGAGGACACCGAAGCGGTCGTCGTGCCCTATTGCCTGGGCGGGGGCACCGACGCGAAGGCGTTCGCGAAGCTGGGCATCGACAACTACGGGTTCGCGCCGCTGTGGCTGCCGAAGGGGTTCCCGTACCGGGCGATGGCGCACGGGGTGGACGAGCGGGTGCCGGTGGCGGGCCTGCACTTCGGCACGCGCGTGCTGTCCCGGTTCCTCGCTAGCGTGTGA
- a CDS encoding GH92 family glycosyl hydrolase, which translates to MPRSARPPVVFLVTAAVVAAGLVALPAASAAAAEDALPPDFSSSFEAGDVQPTWTDAVDTDAAGKPRASGVNGANGTSIPGDIRGKVTETSASSENTSGGEVVSNLVDGTTDTKWLSWDPTAWAQITLSEGTSITHYAISSANDFAERDPKDWTLQGSNDASAWTDLDSQTDQAFTARFQQKDYKLAAPAAPYKYFRLNVTRNNGGPILQLSELLLANDEPAPPPLPNMRSFVDSGPTSGYTNKNRAGFTGLKAFRYSGSQTAAGHGWSYNKIFDVNIPVVASTELSYEVQPQFITGDLKYPSTNVALDLVFTDGTQLRDLGATDQYGFPLTPEGQGASKVLYANQWNLVRSAIGQVAKGKTIDRILVGYDNPNGPGSLQGWLDDVKVSATPTPPASLRPSDNVITTRGTMANGTFSRGNNFPATAVPHGFNFWTPVTDAGSSSWLYNYSTQNNAQNLPQLQAFSVSHEPSPWMGDREAFQVMPSAAAGVPDANRDARALPFKHSDETARAHYYGVQFQNGIKTEIAPTDHAAMMKFSFPGADSSLIFDSVNNSAGLTLDTAAGTLSGYTDTGVYAGAGRMFVYATFDKPVTAGGKLTGQGRDAVTGYLRFDAGADKTVNMRIATSLISVDQAKQNLAQEIAPAATFDSVRDAAQRAWDDQLKVIEVEGASKDQLTTLYSNLYRLFLYPNSQFENTGTAQKPAYKYASPVSPKTGADTATRTGSKIADGQMYVNNGFWDTYRTTWPAYSLLTPDMAGKMVDGFVQQYRDGGWISRWSSPGYADLMTGTSADVAFADAYLKGVRNFDVKSFYDAALKDATVTPPNNAVGRKGIDEGIFLGYSPNTAEHGFSWSIEGYVNDFGIANLSKKLYDEAPASDPRKQEYLTNYEYFTNRAQQYVNVFDPGVGFFQGRDAAGKFSRSPQDYDPRVWGIDYTETDGWGMAFSVPQDGQGLANLYGGKAGLAKKLDAFFADQETANFPGSYGGVIHEMREARDVRMGQLGHSNQASHHTLYMYDYAGQPSKTQAKVREALSRLYTGSEIGQGYAGDEDNGEQSAWWTFSALGFYPLQMGSPNYAIGSPLFKKATIHLAGGKNLVINAPANSAKNVYVQGVKVNGKAYSSTSLPQDLIARGGTIDFAMGPNPSSWGTGPNDAPKSITTGDAVPAPLHDETGPGRGTLSTSDGSDAAALVDNTSRTQAAVTGAVQYQLNSTDEAVTHYTLTSQTGAGDPKSWTLKGSYDGKTWAVADQQANQGFSWRQQTRAFKVANPAHYAYYKLEVTATSTGAPASLAEFELLGKPDAACTRTITGASNGPLSVTSGTVCLQDATVSGPVTVSGGASLVVRGGEIKGPLAATGAGQVVLNRTKVDGPVALTGTTGQVAIELTQVGGPVALTGNHGPVLTSSTVGGPLACALNSPAPTDYDLPNTVRGPAAGQCAKI; encoded by the coding sequence ATGCCCCGAAGCGCCAGACCGCCGGTCGTTTTCCTGGTGACCGCCGCCGTGGTCGCCGCCGGCCTGGTCGCCCTTCCCGCGGCCTCGGCGGCCGCCGCCGAAGACGCTCTTCCCCCCGACTTCTCGTCCTCCTTCGAGGCGGGTGACGTCCAGCCGACGTGGACCGACGCGGTCGACACCGACGCGGCGGGCAAGCCACGCGCGTCCGGCGTGAACGGCGCCAACGGCACCTCCATCCCGGGCGACATCCGCGGCAAGGTCACCGAGACCAGCGCGAGCAGCGAGAACACCTCGGGCGGCGAGGTGGTGTCGAACCTCGTCGACGGCACCACGGACACGAAGTGGCTGTCGTGGGACCCGACGGCGTGGGCGCAGATCACGCTGTCGGAGGGCACCTCGATCACGCACTACGCGATCTCCTCGGCCAACGACTTCGCCGAGCGCGACCCGAAGGACTGGACGCTCCAGGGCTCGAACGACGCGAGCGCGTGGACCGACCTGGACTCCCAGACCGACCAGGCGTTCACCGCGCGGTTCCAGCAGAAGGACTACAAGCTGGCCGCGCCGGCCGCGCCGTACAAGTACTTCCGGCTCAACGTCACGCGCAACAACGGCGGCCCGATCCTGCAGCTGTCGGAACTGCTGCTGGCCAACGACGAGCCCGCACCACCGCCGCTGCCGAACATGCGCAGCTTCGTCGACTCCGGCCCGACCAGCGGGTACACGAACAAGAACCGCGCCGGCTTCACCGGGCTCAAGGCGTTCCGCTACTCGGGCAGCCAGACCGCGGCCGGGCACGGCTGGTCGTACAACAAGATCTTCGACGTGAACATCCCGGTCGTCGCCTCGACCGAGCTGTCGTACGAGGTGCAGCCGCAGTTCATCACCGGCGACCTGAAGTACCCGAGCACGAACGTCGCGCTCGACCTGGTCTTCACCGACGGCACCCAGCTGCGCGACCTCGGCGCGACCGACCAGTACGGCTTCCCGCTGACGCCGGAGGGCCAGGGCGCGTCGAAGGTGCTCTACGCCAACCAGTGGAACCTGGTGCGTTCGGCGATCGGGCAGGTCGCCAAGGGCAAGACGATCGACCGGATCCTCGTCGGCTACGACAACCCGAACGGCCCCGGCTCACTGCAGGGGTGGCTCGACGACGTCAAGGTCTCGGCCACTCCGACGCCACCGGCGAGCCTCCGCCCGAGTGACAACGTGATCACCACGCGGGGCACGATGGCCAACGGCACGTTCTCCCGGGGCAACAACTTCCCGGCCACGGCGGTACCGCACGGGTTCAACTTCTGGACCCCGGTCACCGACGCGGGCTCGAGCAGCTGGCTCTACAACTACAGCACCCAGAACAACGCCCAGAACCTGCCGCAGCTGCAGGCGTTCAGCGTGAGCCATGAGCCGAGCCCGTGGATGGGCGACCGGGAAGCGTTCCAGGTGATGCCGTCCGCGGCCGCCGGGGTGCCGGACGCCAACCGCGACGCGCGGGCGCTGCCGTTCAAGCACAGCGACGAGACCGCGCGGGCGCACTACTACGGGGTGCAGTTCCAGAACGGGATCAAGACCGAGATCGCGCCGACCGACCACGCGGCGATGATGAAGTTCTCCTTCCCGGGTGCGGATTCGAGCCTGATCTTCGACAGCGTCAACAACTCGGCCGGGCTCACGCTCGACACCGCCGCCGGGACGCTGTCGGGCTACACCGACACCGGCGTCTACGCGGGGGCGGGCCGGATGTTCGTCTACGCGACGTTCGACAAGCCGGTCACCGCCGGCGGCAAGCTCACCGGGCAGGGCCGCGACGCCGTCACCGGCTACCTGCGCTTCGACGCGGGCGCGGACAAGACGGTGAACATGCGGATCGCGACGTCGCTGATCAGCGTGGACCAGGCGAAGCAGAACCTCGCGCAGGAGATCGCCCCCGCGGCGACATTCGACTCGGTGCGCGACGCCGCGCAGCGGGCGTGGGACGACCAGCTGAAGGTGATCGAGGTCGAGGGCGCGTCGAAGGACCAGCTCACGACGCTCTACTCGAACCTGTACCGGCTGTTCCTCTACCCGAACTCGCAGTTCGAGAACACCGGCACAGCGCAGAAGCCGGCGTACAAGTACGCGAGCCCGGTGTCGCCGAAGACCGGCGCGGACACCGCGACCCGGACCGGGTCGAAGATCGCCGACGGCCAGATGTACGTCAACAACGGCTTCTGGGACACCTACCGGACGACGTGGCCGGCGTACTCGCTGCTCACGCCGGACATGGCCGGGAAGATGGTCGACGGGTTCGTGCAGCAGTACCGCGACGGCGGCTGGATCTCGCGGTGGTCGTCGCCGGGCTACGCGGACCTGATGACGGGCACCAGCGCCGACGTCGCGTTCGCCGACGCTTACCTCAAGGGCGTGCGTAACTTCGACGTCAAGTCGTTCTACGACGCGGCACTGAAGGACGCGACGGTGACACCGCCGAACAACGCGGTCGGCCGCAAGGGCATCGACGAGGGCATCTTCCTCGGCTACTCCCCGAACACCGCCGAGCACGGGTTCTCCTGGTCGATCGAGGGTTACGTCAATGACTTCGGTATCGCGAACCTGTCGAAGAAGCTGTACGACGAGGCTCCCGCGAGCGACCCGCGCAAGCAGGAGTACCTGACGAACTACGAATACTTCACCAACCGGGCCCAGCAGTACGTGAACGTGTTCGACCCGGGCGTCGGGTTCTTCCAGGGCCGCGACGCGGCGGGCAAGTTCAGCCGGTCGCCGCAGGACTACGACCCGCGGGTGTGGGGCATCGACTACACCGAGACCGACGGCTGGGGCATGGCGTTCTCCGTGCCGCAGGACGGTCAGGGCCTGGCGAACCTCTACGGCGGCAAGGCGGGGCTGGCGAAGAAGCTGGACGCGTTCTTCGCCGACCAGGAGACCGCGAACTTCCCGGGTTCCTACGGTGGCGTGATCCATGAGATGCGGGAGGCGCGGGACGTGCGGATGGGCCAGCTGGGCCACTCCAACCAGGCCTCGCACCACACGCTCTACATGTACGACTACGCGGGTCAGCCGTCGAAGACGCAGGCGAAGGTCCGTGAAGCACTCTCGCGGCTCTACACCGGCAGCGAGATCGGGCAGGGCTACGCGGGCGACGAGGACAACGGCGAGCAGTCGGCGTGGTGGACGTTCAGCGCGCTGGGCTTCTACCCGCTGCAGATGGGCAGCCCGAACTACGCGATCGGGTCGCCGCTGTTCAAGAAGGCCACCATCCACCTGGCCGGCGGGAAGAACCTGGTGATCAACGCGCCGGCGAACAGCGCGAAGAACGTCTACGTCCAGGGCGTGAAGGTCAACGGCAAGGCGTACTCCTCGACGTCGCTGCCGCAGGACCTGATCGCGCGCGGCGGGACGATCGACTTCGCCATGGGCCCGAACCCGTCGTCGTGGGGCACCGGCCCGAACGACGCGCCGAAGTCGATCACCACGGGTGACGCGGTGCCGGCGCCGCTGCACGACGAGACCGGTCCCGGCCGGGGCACGCTGTCCACTTCGGACGGTTCCGACGCCGCGGCGCTGGTCGACAACACCTCGCGCACCCAGGCCGCCGTCACCGGCGCCGTCCAGTACCAGCTCAACTCGACCGACGAGGCCGTCACGCACTACACGCTGACGTCCCAGACCGGTGCGGGCGACCCGAAGAGCTGGACGCTGAAGGGCTCCTACGACGGCAAGACGTGGGCGGTGGCCGACCAGCAGGCGAACCAGGGGTTCAGCTGGCGGCAGCAGACCCGCGCGTTCAAGGTGGCCAACCCGGCGCACTACGCCTACTACAAGCTCGAGGTCACCGCGACCAGCACCGGCGCCCCGGCTTCGCTGGCGGAGTTCGAGTTGCTGGGCAAGCCGGACGCGGCCTGCACTCGCACGATCACGGGCGCGTCCAACGGGCCGCTGTCGGTGACGTCGGGGACGGTGTGCCTGCAGGACGCGACGGTTTCGGGCCCGGTGACGGTGTCCGGCGGCGCGTCACTGGTGGTCCGCGGCGGTGAGATCAAGGGCCCGCTGGCGGCCACGGGCGCCGGGCAGGTCGTGCTCAACCGCACCAAGGTGGACGGCCCGGTGGCTCTGACGGGGACGACCGGTCAGGTGGCGATCGAGCTGACCCAGGTGGGCGGCCCGGTCGCGCTGACCGGCAACCACGGGCCGGTGCTGACGTCGAGCACCGTGGGCGGCCCGCTGGCGTGCGCACTCAATTCGCCGGCACCGACGGACTACGACCTGCCGAACACCGTCCGCGGCCCCGCCGCCGGGCAATGCGCGAAGATCTAG
- a CDS encoding M55 family metallopeptidase, with translation MRILISADMEGATGVTWTDDVVPGSPQWDRFRRLFTGDVNAVLAGLFAAGAGDVLVNEAHSSQRNLLLEDLDPRARMLTGRHKPLSMMQGVDSGVDGVVFLGYHAGAGFDGVLSHTYLENQITGVWLDDVPASEGRLNAAVAAEYGVPVLLVSGDDKTCDDARDYAPESELVQVKECVSRYAAICLPPSRTAELLTGAAADAMARAGREERRVGAHRMEVEFDASHLAQATAVIPTVEQIGTRRIGFDAVNMTEAMKAFKVVTAVAAGAVQGIYG, from the coding sequence ATGCGCATCCTGATCTCGGCGGACATGGAGGGCGCCACCGGCGTCACGTGGACCGACGACGTCGTGCCCGGTTCGCCGCAGTGGGACCGCTTCCGGCGGTTGTTCACCGGCGACGTCAACGCGGTGCTGGCGGGGCTGTTCGCGGCCGGAGCCGGTGATGTCCTGGTCAACGAGGCGCATTCGTCGCAGCGGAACCTGCTGCTGGAGGACCTCGACCCGCGGGCGCGGATGCTGACCGGGCGGCACAAGCCGCTGTCGATGATGCAGGGCGTCGATTCCGGTGTGGACGGTGTGGTGTTCCTCGGCTACCACGCCGGGGCCGGGTTCGACGGGGTGCTCTCGCACACCTACCTGGAGAACCAGATCACCGGGGTGTGGCTGGACGACGTCCCGGCGAGCGAGGGCCGCCTGAACGCGGCCGTGGCCGCGGAGTACGGCGTGCCTGTCCTGCTCGTTTCGGGTGACGACAAAACGTGTGACGACGCCCGTGACTACGCTCCGGAGTCGGAGCTGGTCCAGGTGAAGGAGTGCGTGAGCCGCTATGCGGCGATCTGCCTGCCACCGTCGCGCACGGCGGAGCTGCTGACCGGCGCGGCGGCCGACGCGATGGCGCGGGCCGGGCGCGAGGAACGCCGGGTCGGGGCCCACCGGATGGAGGTGGAGTTCGACGCGAGCCACCTGGCGCAGGCGACGGCGGTGATCCCGACGGTGGAGCAGATCGGGACGCGCCGCATCGGGTTCGACGCGGTGAACATGACCGAGGCGATGAAGGCGTTCAAGGTCGTCACGGCGGTCGCGGCGGGGGCGGTGCAGGGCATCTATGGCTGA
- a CDS encoding tannase/feruloyl esterase family alpha/beta hydrolase yields MRPFRIFTAIATLTLATITFAPAATAATESAVRPVTACAGLAHGYALSGAATHVTSAAVVAATGTDPEYCGVKGYVEPAVQFELRLPTKTYAGRYLQYGCGGFCGLVNPPEFADCGLPHGGDVAVAATDDGHVGKTPAVVDDGSWGANDQAARDDFEFRAPHVVSRASKAIIQAFYGAPPKKSYFTGCSDGGREGLQLAQRYPADFDGVVAGAPANYWSPLLEFQAWLARVDTAADGSPILTAAKLPALHNAVLAACDRLDGLADGQLDDPRACHFDPAALTCAGADTPSCLTPAQVAATRRIYSPPTDGHGTLLYPGGEQPGSELSWAGWIIPTPETGGVSFARSLADNYLRYLGYPIGAPASTVGTFAFTKREFDRLTPEGVRYNAMSLDLSAFQRRGGKLVLWHGWADEAIPPAGTLDYYQRLTHGHGQDWARLFMVPSLYHCGGGTTLTEFDPLKELVAWVERGAAPTVVTATGRDATGHVTRTRPVFTYPQRAVYDGTGSIDDAANFRPAPPTAPVRDVVHWAGDGLYAIPGPIAR; encoded by the coding sequence ATGAGACCGTTCAGGATCTTCACCGCCATCGCCACGCTGACACTCGCCACCATCACGTTCGCCCCGGCAGCCACCGCCGCGACGGAGTCCGCCGTCCGGCCGGTGACCGCCTGCGCCGGCCTGGCCCACGGGTACGCCCTCTCGGGCGCGGCCACGCACGTCACCTCGGCGGCCGTCGTCGCGGCCACCGGCACCGACCCCGAGTACTGCGGGGTGAAGGGCTACGTCGAACCCGCCGTGCAGTTCGAGCTGCGCCTGCCCACCAAGACCTACGCCGGCCGCTACCTCCAGTACGGCTGCGGCGGCTTCTGCGGCCTGGTCAACCCACCCGAGTTCGCCGACTGCGGCCTGCCCCACGGTGGCGACGTCGCGGTCGCCGCCACCGACGACGGGCACGTCGGCAAGACCCCCGCCGTCGTCGACGACGGCAGCTGGGGCGCGAACGACCAAGCCGCCCGCGACGACTTCGAGTTCCGCGCACCCCACGTGGTCTCACGCGCCTCGAAGGCGATCATCCAGGCGTTCTACGGTGCCCCGCCGAAGAAGTCCTACTTCACCGGCTGCTCCGACGGCGGCCGCGAAGGCCTCCAGCTGGCCCAGCGCTACCCGGCCGACTTCGACGGCGTCGTCGCCGGCGCACCCGCGAATTACTGGAGCCCGCTGCTGGAGTTCCAGGCCTGGCTCGCGCGGGTCGACACCGCCGCCGACGGCAGCCCGATCCTCACCGCGGCGAAGCTGCCGGCCCTGCACAACGCCGTGCTCGCCGCCTGCGACCGCCTCGACGGGCTCGCCGACGGCCAGCTCGACGACCCGCGCGCCTGCCACTTCGACCCGGCGGCACTCACCTGCGCCGGCGCGGACACGCCGTCGTGCCTCACCCCGGCCCAGGTCGCGGCGACCCGCAGGATCTACTCGCCACCCACCGACGGCCACGGCACGCTGCTCTACCCCGGCGGCGAACAGCCGGGCTCGGAGCTGTCCTGGGCCGGCTGGATCATCCCGACCCCCGAGACCGGTGGCGTCAGCTTCGCTCGCAGCCTCGCCGACAACTACCTGCGCTACCTCGGCTACCCGATCGGCGCGCCGGCCTCGACCGTCGGCACCTTCGCCTTCACCAAGCGCGAGTTCGACCGGCTCACCCCCGAAGGCGTCCGGTACAACGCGATGAGCCTCGACCTGTCGGCGTTCCAGCGGCGCGGCGGCAAGCTCGTGCTCTGGCACGGCTGGGCCGACGAGGCCATCCCGCCGGCCGGCACGCTCGACTACTACCAGCGGCTCACCCACGGCCACGGCCAGGACTGGGCGCGGCTGTTCATGGTCCCGTCGCTCTACCACTGCGGCGGCGGCACCACGCTCACCGAGTTCGACCCGCTGAAGGAACTGGTCGCCTGGGTGGAACGCGGCGCCGCGCCCACGGTGGTCACCGCGACCGGCCGGGACGCCACCGGCCACGTCACCCGCACCCGGCCGGTGTTCACCTACCCGCAGCGCGCGGTCTACGACGGCACCGGCAGCATCGACGACGCGGCCAACTTCCGCCCGGCGCCGCCCACGGCACCGGTCCGCGACGTCGTCCACTGGGCGGGCGACGGGCTGTACGCGATCCCGGGCCCCATCGCGCGGTAA